The Pseudomonas berkeleyensis genome includes a region encoding these proteins:
- a CDS encoding DUF4404 family protein — MPANDLQQQLEALHQHLAQDTPLSEEERASLYLLTQEIEVQLAREAAAAPDATLVDGVNLAVERFEASHPTLAGTLRNIMQSLANMGI, encoded by the coding sequence ATGCCAGCGAATGACCTGCAGCAGCAACTGGAAGCCCTTCACCAGCACCTGGCCCAGGACACGCCGCTCAGCGAAGAAGAACGGGCATCGCTTTACCTTCTGACCCAGGAGATCGAAGTGCAGCTGGCGCGTGAAGCCGCAGCAGCGCCCGATGCCACGCTGGTCGATGGCGTCAACCTGGCAGTGGAACGCTTCGAAGCCAGCCACCCGACACTTGCCGGTACCCTGCGCAACATCATGCAAAGCCTGGCCAACATGGGTATCTGA
- a CDS encoding efflux RND transporter permease subunit yields the protein MTLSDVCIRRPVFATVLSLIVVLLGLMAYDRLNVREYPNIDVPIVTVQVTYPGASPEIMESQVAQPVEDVLSGIEGLDFVTSISRAENTQITAQFRLGRSADEAANDVRDRLGRVRNLLPDEVDEPIVQKVEADAQPVVWIAFHSQQHSAMEITDVLERVIKDRLQTIPGVSEVQVRGARTFSMRIWLDPEKLAAHNLTVQDVEDALRRQNVEIPAGRIESREREFSVLSETDLRTPEQFNELILDDSQGYLLRLSDVGRAEVGPRDERTVVRFNGLPAVTLGLVKQATANPLDISDGLQAAWPEIKALLPDGMKMTVANDNSQFIRESIDNVFTTIWEAVALVILIIFIFLRSLRATLIPLVTIPVSLIGAFALMSLMGFTINTLTLLAMVLAIGLVVDDAIVMLENIHRHIEAGMKPMQAAFKGSREIAFAVIAMTLTLAAVFAPIGFMQGTTGKLFTEFAWTLAGSVLVSGFVALTLTPMMCAVLLKPHQPGEQHGRVYNLIEGFLNGLTYSYKHSLDRALRAWPLVLGVLLGAFVLCAWLFGGLRSELAPTEDTGTIVGVFNGPDGATIDYTARYAREVEAAYASIPETNRYLMIAGFPTVAQGISFMKLEDWGERSRSQFEIRNELLPQLQDIAGMRVTPVNRPPLGQSARNQPINFVIRSSMEYAELQGYVDQLMERMRDYPGLEGLDSDLKLNSPQLKITVNREQAVAVGTDVSVIGRSLESLFGSRQVTRFKQNGEQYDVLVQLQDIDRSNPQDLDRVYVRDRDGGMVQLSNLISVRETVAPRELNHFNQLRAVTISANVGTGYTLGEALDYLETGAREVFPPETQYDYTGTSRDFKESSSGIVLIFALALAFIFLVLAAQFESFSDPLIILFSVPLSMAGALLALTLFGGTLNIYSQIGLVTLIGLITKHGILIVEFANHLLREGRELRAAVIEASVQRLRPILMTTGAMVLGSLPLAIATGAGAESRQQIGLVIVGGLIVGTFFTLYVIPALYLLLRRWAPLRVIEDEPAAA from the coding sequence GTGACGCTGTCGGATGTCTGCATCCGCCGGCCGGTATTCGCCACCGTCCTGTCGCTGATCGTGGTGCTGCTGGGCCTGATGGCCTACGACCGCCTCAATGTGCGCGAATACCCCAATATCGATGTGCCCATCGTCACCGTGCAGGTCACCTATCCCGGCGCCAGCCCGGAGATCATGGAGTCGCAGGTGGCGCAGCCGGTGGAGGACGTACTCTCGGGGATCGAGGGCCTGGATTTCGTCACGTCCATCAGCCGCGCGGAAAACACCCAGATCACCGCGCAGTTCCGTCTTGGCCGCAGCGCCGACGAGGCGGCCAACGACGTGCGTGATCGCCTCGGCCGGGTGCGCAACCTGCTGCCGGACGAGGTCGACGAGCCCATCGTGCAGAAGGTCGAGGCCGACGCTCAACCGGTGGTGTGGATCGCCTTCCACAGTCAGCAGCACAGCGCCATGGAGATCACCGACGTGCTGGAGCGGGTGATCAAGGATCGCCTGCAGACCATTCCTGGCGTTTCCGAAGTGCAGGTGCGCGGTGCGCGCACCTTCTCCATGCGTATCTGGCTCGACCCGGAGAAGCTCGCCGCGCACAACCTTACCGTGCAGGACGTGGAAGACGCCCTGCGCCGGCAGAACGTGGAAATCCCGGCTGGGCGCATCGAGTCGCGCGAGCGTGAGTTCAGCGTGCTGTCGGAAACCGATCTGCGTACCCCGGAGCAGTTCAACGAGCTGATTCTCGATGACTCGCAGGGCTACCTGCTGCGCCTGTCCGATGTCGGTCGCGCCGAAGTGGGGCCGCGCGACGAGCGCACCGTGGTGCGCTTCAACGGCCTGCCGGCGGTGACTCTGGGCCTGGTCAAACAGGCCACGGCCAACCCGCTGGACATTTCCGATGGGCTCCAGGCCGCCTGGCCCGAGATCAAGGCGTTGTTGCCCGACGGCATGAAGATGACGGTGGCCAACGACAACTCGCAGTTCATCCGCGAATCCATCGACAACGTCTTCACCACCATCTGGGAAGCGGTGGCGCTGGTCATCCTGATCATCTTCATCTTCCTGCGCTCGCTGCGCGCGACCCTGATCCCGCTGGTGACCATTCCGGTGTCGCTGATCGGCGCCTTCGCCCTGATGTCGCTGATGGGCTTCACCATCAACACCCTGACCCTGCTGGCCATGGTGCTGGCCATCGGTCTGGTGGTGGACGACGCCATCGTCATGCTGGAGAACATCCACCGCCATATCGAGGCGGGTATGAAACCCATGCAGGCGGCCTTCAAGGGCAGTCGTGAGATCGCCTTCGCGGTGATCGCCATGACCCTGACCCTGGCGGCGGTGTTCGCCCCCATCGGTTTCATGCAGGGCACCACCGGCAAGCTGTTCACCGAGTTCGCCTGGACGCTGGCCGGTTCGGTGCTGGTGTCCGGCTTCGTCGCCCTGACCCTGACGCCGATGATGTGTGCGGTGTTACTCAAGCCGCATCAGCCGGGCGAGCAGCATGGTCGGGTGTACAACCTGATCGAAGGCTTTCTCAACGGCCTGACCTACAGCTACAAGCACAGCCTGGATCGCGCCCTGCGCGCCTGGCCGCTGGTGCTTGGCGTATTGCTCGGGGCCTTCGTGCTGTGCGCCTGGCTGTTCGGTGGCCTGCGCTCGGAGCTGGCGCCGACCGAGGATACCGGCACAATCGTCGGCGTGTTCAACGGGCCGGATGGCGCCACCATCGATTACACGGCGCGCTATGCCCGCGAGGTGGAGGCGGCCTACGCCAGCATTCCCGAGACCAACCGCTACCTGATGATCGCCGGCTTCCCCACGGTGGCGCAGGGTATTTCCTTCATGAAGCTGGAGGATTGGGGCGAGCGTTCACGCAGCCAGTTCGAGATCCGCAACGAACTGCTGCCGCAGTTGCAGGATATCGCCGGCATGCGCGTCACGCCGGTCAACCGACCGCCGTTGGGGCAGAGTGCGCGCAACCAGCCGATCAACTTCGTCATCCGCTCGTCCATGGAGTACGCCGAGCTGCAGGGTTATGTCGACCAGTTGATGGAGCGCATGCGCGATTATCCGGGCCTCGAAGGGCTGGACAGCGACCTCAAGCTCAACTCGCCGCAGCTCAAGATCACCGTCAACCGTGAGCAGGCGGTGGCGGTCGGCACCGATGTGTCGGTGATCGGTCGCAGCCTGGAAAGCCTGTTCGGCAGTCGCCAGGTCACCCGTTTCAAACAGAACGGCGAACAGTACGATGTGCTGGTGCAACTGCAGGACATCGACCGCAGCAATCCGCAGGATCTGGATCGCGTCTACGTGCGTGACCGTGACGGCGGCATGGTGCAACTGTCCAACCTGATCTCGGTACGCGAGACGGTGGCGCCGCGCGAACTCAACCACTTCAACCAGTTGCGCGCAGTGACCATCAGCGCCAACGTCGGCACCGGTTACACCCTGGGTGAGGCGTTGGACTATCTGGAGACTGGCGCCCGCGAGGTATTCCCGCCGGAAACCCAGTACGACTACACCGGCACCTCGCGTGACTTCAAGGAGTCCAGCTCGGGCATCGTGCTGATCTTCGCCCTGGCTCTGGCGTTCATCTTCCTGGTGCTCGCCGCGCAGTTCGAGAGTTTCAGCGACCCACTGATCATCCTCTTCAGCGTGCCCTTGTCGATGGCTGGCGCCTTGCTCGCCCTGACGCTATTCGGCGGCACGCTGAATATCTATTCGCAGATCGGCCTGGTGACGCTGATCGGCCTGATCACCAAGCACGGCATCCTTATCGTCGAGTTCGCCAACCACCTGCTGCGTGAGGGCAGGGAGCTACGCGCTGCAGTGATCGAAGCCTCGGTACAGCGCCTGCGGCCGATCCTGATGACCACTGGCGCCATGGTGCTCGGCTCGTTGCCGCTGGCCATCGCCACCGGTGCAGGCGCCGAGAGCCGCCAGCAGATCGGCCTGGTGATCGTTGGCGGGCTGATCGTGGGCACCTTCTTCACCCTTTACGTGATCCCCGCGCTGTACCTGCTGCTGCGCCGTTGGGCGCCGCTGCGGGTGATCGAGGACGAGCCGGCCGCCGCGTAG
- a CDS encoding MlaA family lipoprotein, giving the protein MHVIGARWVARLGSLMALVGLSLMPAVSQAASEEDPWESFNRPIFRFNDTLDTYALKPIAQGYQAVTPQFLEDGIHNVFGNIGDVGNLANNVLQGKLHNAGVDTGRLIFNTTFGLLGFFDVAKHMGLQKNDEDFGQTLGVWGLNSGPYLVIPFLGPSTVRDATGRVPDSFLTPYPYMDHVPTRNVAMGVEIIDTRASLLSAERLISGDKYIFIRNAYLQSREFKVKDGEVEDDF; this is encoded by the coding sequence ATGCATGTGATTGGTGCTCGCTGGGTCGCGCGCCTGGGCAGCCTGATGGCGCTCGTTGGCCTGAGCTTGATGCCTGCCGTGAGCCAGGCCGCTTCGGAAGAAGATCCTTGGGAGAGCTTCAATCGCCCGATCTTCCGCTTCAACGATACCCTCGATACCTATGCGCTGAAACCGATCGCGCAGGGCTATCAGGCCGTAACCCCACAGTTTCTGGAAGATGGCATACACAATGTCTTCGGCAACATCGGCGATGTGGGCAACCTGGCCAACAACGTGCTGCAAGGCAAACTGCACAACGCCGGTGTCGATACCGGCCGTCTGATCTTCAACACCACCTTCGGCTTGCTGGGCTTCTTCGACGTGGCCAAGCACATGGGCCTGCAGAAGAACGACGAGGACTTCGGTCAGACCCTGGGTGTCTGGGGTTTGAACAGCGGCCCGTATCTGGTGATTCCGTTCCTCGGCCCCAGCACCGTACGTGATGCCACTGGGCGGGTGCCTGACAGCTTCCTCACCCCGTATCCGTACATGGATCACGTGCCGACCCGTAACGTAGCCATGGGCGTGGAGATCATCGACACCCGTGCCAGCCTGCTGTCGGCCGAGCGTCTGATCAGCGGTGACAAGTACATCTTCATCCGTAACGCCTACCTGCAGAGCCGTGAGTTCAAGGTCAAGGACGGTGAGGTCGAAGACGACTTCTAA
- the tal gene encoding transaldolase translates to MTSKLEQLKQFTTVVADTGDLDAIARLQPVDATTNPSLLLKAAALPRYTDLLQQAVDAGQGDLGLACDHFAVAVGQEILKVIPGRISTEVDARLSFDTDATLRRAERLIGLYDQAGIGRERVLIKIASTWEGIRAAEQLEKAGIQTNLTLLFAFAQAQACADAGVFLISPFVGRIYDWYKKAEGRDYVGSEDPGVRSVTRIYDYYKANAYQTVVMGASFRNQGQIEALAGCDRLTISPDLLQKLADDQGQLERVLTPGAAGEARHSLDERAYRWAMNEDAMATEKLAEGIRLFARDQEKLEALLSAKA, encoded by the coding sequence ATGACCTCCAAGCTGGAACAACTCAAGCAGTTCACCACCGTGGTCGCCGACACCGGTGATCTCGACGCCATCGCCCGCCTGCAACCGGTGGACGCCACCACCAACCCGTCCCTGCTGCTCAAGGCCGCAGCATTGCCGCGCTATACCGACCTGCTGCAACAGGCCGTGGACGCCGGCCAGGGCGACCTGGGCCTGGCGTGCGATCATTTCGCCGTCGCTGTCGGCCAGGAGATTCTCAAGGTCATCCCCGGGCGCATTTCCACCGAAGTGGACGCACGCTTGTCCTTCGACACCGATGCCACCCTGCGCCGCGCCGAACGCCTGATCGGCCTTTACGATCAGGCCGGTATCGGGCGCGAACGGGTGCTGATCAAGATTGCTTCGACTTGGGAAGGCATCCGCGCTGCCGAGCAACTGGAGAAAGCCGGCATCCAGACCAATCTCACCCTGCTGTTCGCCTTCGCCCAGGCCCAGGCCTGTGCCGACGCCGGGGTGTTCCTCATTTCGCCCTTCGTCGGTCGTATCTACGACTGGTACAAGAAGGCCGAAGGCCGCGACTACGTCGGCAGCGAAGATCCGGGCGTGCGCTCGGTGACGCGCATCTACGACTACTACAAGGCCAACGCCTACCAGACCGTAGTGATGGGTGCGAGCTTCCGTAATCAGGGGCAGATCGAGGCGCTGGCCGGTTGCGACCGCCTGACCATCAGCCCGGATCTGCTGCAGAAACTGGCCGATGACCAGGGCCAGCTGGAGCGCGTGCTGACGCCCGGGGCAGCCGGCGAAGCGCGTCATAGCCTCGACGAACGCGCATACCGCTGGGCCATGAACGAAGACGCCATGGCCACCGAAAAACTGGCAGAAGGCATTCGCCTGTTCGCCCGCGATCAGGAAAAACTCGAAGCGCTGCTCAGCGCCAAGGCGTGA
- a CDS encoding PilZ domain-containing protein, with the protein MSQNDRAYSEKRDFIRMRLEAPVTLHHAGGETSALCLDLSSTGMQIEANVSLSMGDKVRVHIPSDHSELAGLDAQAEVVRIADLDDGRQSLGLAILSMS; encoded by the coding sequence ATGAGTCAGAACGATCGAGCGTACAGCGAGAAACGCGACTTCATCCGCATGCGACTGGAAGCGCCAGTCACTCTGCACCACGCTGGCGGCGAAACATCAGCACTGTGCCTGGATCTGTCGAGTACCGGCATGCAAATCGAGGCGAACGTCAGCTTGAGCATGGGCGACAAAGTACGCGTCCACATCCCGTCCGACCATAGCGAACTGGCCGGTCTGGATGCCCAGGCCGAAGTGGTTCGCATCGCTGATCTGGACGATGGCAGGCAGTCTCTGGGGCTGGCCATCCTGTCGATGAGCTGA
- the rssB gene encoding two-component system response regulator RssB — MHKTSATLLIIDDDDVVRASLAAYLEDSGFKVLQANNGLQGLEVFQQESPDLMICDLRMPQVDGLELIRRINALGVDVPVIVVSGAGVMNDAVEALRLGAADYLIKPLEDLAVLEHSVRRALDRSRLRVENQRYREKLEATNRELQASLHLLQEDQNAGRQVQMNMLPVTPWQADGLTFAHQIIPSLYLSGDFVDYFRIDERRIAFYLADVSGHGASSAFVTVLLKFMTTRLLYEWRRGGTLPEFKPSDVLGHINRGLINCKLGKHVTMLGGVIDEESGQFTYSIGGHLPLPVLYEGGQARYLEGRGLPVGLFEEAEYSDYVMALPESFSLTLLSDGILDLLPGDTLKDKELALPQLVSQAGGSLDGLRQVLGLANLGEMPDDIALLVLSRNLA, encoded by the coding sequence ATGCACAAAACCAGTGCCACTCTGCTGATCATCGACGACGACGACGTCGTACGCGCGAGCCTCGCGGCCTATCTCGAGGACAGCGGCTTCAAGGTGTTGCAGGCCAACAACGGTCTGCAGGGTCTGGAAGTCTTCCAGCAGGAAAGCCCCGACCTGATGATCTGTGACCTGCGCATGCCGCAGGTCGACGGTCTTGAGCTGATTCGTCGTATCAACGCTTTGGGTGTGGATGTACCGGTTATCGTCGTGTCCGGCGCGGGCGTGATGAATGACGCGGTCGAAGCCTTGCGCCTGGGGGCGGCCGATTACCTGATCAAGCCTCTGGAAGACCTGGCGGTACTCGAGCATTCAGTGCGCCGCGCTCTGGATCGTTCGCGCCTGCGTGTGGAGAACCAGCGTTATCGCGAGAAGCTGGAAGCCACCAACCGCGAACTGCAGGCCAGCCTGCACCTGCTGCAGGAAGACCAGAACGCCGGTCGCCAGGTGCAGATGAACATGCTGCCGGTGACGCCCTGGCAGGCCGATGGCCTGACCTTTGCCCACCAGATCATCCCATCTCTGTACCTGTCCGGTGACTTCGTCGACTACTTCCGTATCGACGAGCGACGTATCGCTTTCTACCTCGCTGACGTTTCAGGGCATGGCGCTTCGTCGGCGTTCGTCACCGTACTGCTCAAGTTCATGACCACGCGTCTGCTCTACGAGTGGCGCCGTGGCGGTACGCTGCCTGAGTTCAAACCCTCCGATGTGCTCGGGCACATCAACCGTGGCCTGATCAACTGCAAGCTGGGCAAGCACGTGACCATGCTGGGCGGGGTGATCGACGAAGAAAGCGGCCAGTTCACTTACAGCATCGGCGGGCATCTGCCCTTACCCGTGTTGTACGAAGGTGGCCAGGCACGTTACCTGGAGGGGCGCGGGTTGCCTGTCGGTCTGTTCGAAGAAGCAGAGTACAGCGACTACGTAATGGCGTTACCCGAGTCTTTCAGTCTTACGCTGCTGTCCGACGGCATTCTCGACCTGCTCCCAGGCGATACGCTCAAGGACAAGGAATTGGCGTTGCCACAACTAGTTAGCCAGGCCGGCGGCAGCCTAGACGGTTTGCGTCAAGTTCTCGGTCTGGCCAATCTGGGCGAGATGCCGGATGATATCGCCTTGCTGGTGTTGAGCAGGAACCTTGCATGA
- a CDS encoding HAD family phosphatase → MPHASPTALIFELSGCLVDFGARTLPVALQRLYPQRERPALASTAEQALASMLGTTPDTAQLQDLQQMLSEVADEHSELTPGAAQLLAALYADGIPCAWLDALPPDASLRLAEALPTPVKAVLTHQARPWPAPDSCWQALSQLGVQRLEGCILVSGNPLLLQAGLNAGCWTIGLAACGPLCGYAPADWQALDASEQERLRAEATLLLYRLGVHAVVDHLEAIGASLEDIGLRRQKGEKP, encoded by the coding sequence ATGCCCCACGCTTCCCCAACCGCCCTGATCTTCGAGCTTTCCGGCTGCCTGGTCGATTTCGGTGCCCGGACGTTGCCAGTCGCGCTGCAACGCCTATATCCGCAGCGCGAACGCCCTGCCCTCGCCAGCACGGCCGAACAGGCCCTGGCCAGCATGCTGGGAACGACTCCCGACACTGCCCAACTGCAGGATCTGCAGCAGATGCTCAGCGAAGTGGCCGACGAGCATAGCGAACTGACACCCGGCGCCGCTCAACTGCTCGCCGCACTGTACGCCGACGGCATACCCTGCGCCTGGCTCGATGCCCTACCCCCCGATGCCAGCCTGCGTTTGGCCGAGGCCTTGCCGACACCTGTCAAAGCCGTGCTCACCCACCAGGCCAGGCCCTGGCCGGCTCCAGACAGCTGCTGGCAGGCCCTGAGTCAGTTGGGTGTGCAGCGCCTGGAAGGCTGCATTCTGGTCAGCGGCAACCCGCTGCTACTACAAGCCGGGCTCAATGCCGGCTGCTGGACGATCGGCCTGGCCGCCTGCGGCCCGCTGTGCGGCTATGCACCCGCCGACTGGCAGGCACTGGATGCGAGCGAGCAGGAACGTCTACGCGCCGAAGCCACGCTGCTGCTCTACCGGCTAGGCGTGCATGCGGTGGTCGACCATCTAGAGGCGATAGGCGCCAGCCTTGAAGACATCGGGCTACGTCGGCAGAAAGGCGAAAAGCCCTGA
- a CDS encoding transcriptional repressor, translating into MSTQHNPPRSLNHTENGPDSRQCRALLQAVGLRFSMPRQKVVEALYGADEDEGISSRELHQQLSEAGEPLSLVSVRQVLRRMEEGGMIQATGRSRYRLTISAQCPRNSSAA; encoded by the coding sequence ATGTCGACCCAACACAATCCGCCTCGTTCACTGAACCACACAGAGAATGGCCCGGACAGCCGCCAGTGCCGCGCCTTGCTGCAGGCCGTCGGGCTGCGCTTCAGCATGCCGCGGCAGAAAGTGGTTGAGGCTCTGTACGGTGCCGACGAGGACGAGGGGATTTCCAGCCGCGAGCTGCACCAGCAACTCAGTGAGGCCGGCGAGCCGCTGTCACTGGTGAGCGTGCGTCAGGTACTGCGGCGTATGGAGGAAGGCGGCATGATCCAGGCGACCGGGCGTAGCCGTTATCGCCTGACGATTTCGGCTCAGTGTCCGCGCAACAGTTCGGCGGCCTGA
- the dusA gene encoding tRNA dihydrouridine(20/20a) synthase DusA: MPQQSSRPAALSRRFSVAPMMDWTDRHCRYFLRQLSRHALLYTEMVTTGALIHGDRERFLRYSECEHPIALQLGGSNPQDLATCAKMAEAHGYDEVNLNVGCPSDRVQNNMIGACLMGHPALVADCVKAMQDAVSIPVTVKHRIGINGRDSYAELCDFVGQVREAGCRSFTVHARIAILEGLSPKENREIPPLRYDIAAQLKQDFPDLEIILNGGIKTLEECEQHLQTFDGVMLGREAYHNPFLLAQVDNRLFAAETTPITRMDALLALKPYVEQHLRDGGTLHHVSRHVLGLAQGFPGARRFRQLLSVDIHKVLDPLGLLDQAAELLRGH, translated from the coding sequence ATGCCCCAGCAATCCAGCCGCCCCGCCGCCCTCTCACGCCGCTTCTCCGTGGCACCGATGATGGATTGGACCGACCGTCACTGCCGCTACTTCCTGCGCCAGCTGTCGCGTCATGCGCTGCTCTACACCGAGATGGTCACCACCGGCGCGCTGATCCATGGCGACCGCGAGCGCTTCCTGCGCTACAGCGAGTGCGAACACCCCATCGCGCTGCAACTGGGAGGCAGCAACCCGCAGGATCTGGCGACCTGCGCGAAGATGGCCGAAGCACACGGCTATGACGAGGTGAACCTGAACGTCGGCTGCCCCAGCGACCGGGTGCAGAACAACATGATCGGCGCCTGCCTGATGGGCCATCCCGCGCTGGTAGCCGATTGCGTGAAAGCCATGCAGGACGCCGTGAGCATTCCGGTCACGGTCAAGCATCGGATCGGCATCAACGGCCGCGACAGCTATGCAGAACTGTGCGACTTCGTTGGCCAGGTGCGCGAAGCCGGCTGCCGCAGCTTTACCGTGCACGCCCGCATCGCCATTCTCGAAGGCCTGTCGCCCAAGGAAAACCGTGAAATCCCGCCGCTGCGCTATGACATCGCCGCCCAGCTCAAGCAGGACTTCCCAGATCTGGAGATCATCCTCAACGGTGGCATCAAGACGCTGGAAGAATGCGAGCAGCACCTGCAGACCTTCGACGGCGTGATGCTCGGTCGCGAGGCCTACCACAACCCCTTCCTGCTGGCGCAGGTGGACAATCGCTTGTTCGCTGCCGAGACGACGCCCATCACCCGCATGGACGCCCTGCTCGCCCTCAAACCCTACGTCGAACAGCACCTACGCGACGGCGGCACCCTGCATCACGTCAGTCGTCACGTGCTCGGTCTGGCCCAGGGCTTCCCCGGTGCGCGGCGCTTCCGTCAGTTGCTGTCGGTGGACATCCACAAGGTGCTGGATCCGCTTGGCCTGCTCGATCAGGCCGCCGAACTGTTGCGCGGACACTGA
- a CDS encoding acyl-CoA thioesterase, whose product MTDKTLLHTARIPVRWGDMDSYGHVNNIIYMQYLEEARVAWFKLAGVAMSNVPFGPVVLQTQHTYLKPVVHPATVVVELRAGAVGRSSLVIEHRLTTVEDPQTVYGEGYCKLVWIDHAKGNSVALPEHVRALFSVI is encoded by the coding sequence ATGACCGATAAGACTCTGCTACATACTGCGCGTATCCCCGTACGCTGGGGCGACATGGACAGCTACGGGCACGTCAACAACATCATCTACATGCAATATCTGGAAGAAGCTCGGGTAGCCTGGTTCAAGCTGGCCGGGGTAGCGATGAGCAACGTGCCATTCGGCCCGGTGGTACTGCAAACCCAGCACACCTATCTCAAGCCCGTGGTGCACCCTGCCACCGTAGTGGTCGAGTTGCGTGCTGGCGCGGTTGGCCGCAGCAGCCTGGTGATCGAGCACAGGCTGACGACCGTGGAAGATCCACAGACGGTTTACGGCGAGGGCTACTGCAAGCTGGTGTGGATCGATCATGCCAAAGGTAATTCCGTGGCGCTGCCTGAGCATGTGCGCGCCTTGTTCAGCGTCATCTGA
- the queF gene encoding NADPH-dependent 7-cyano-7-deazaguanine reductase QueF (Catalyzes the NADPH-dependent reduction of 7-cyano-7-deazaguanine (preQ0) to 7-aminomethyl-7-deazaguanine (preQ1) in queuosine biosynthesis): MQHPAEHSPLGKSSQYIAEYSPELLFPISRATKWVELGLDGASLPYQGVDYWNCYELSWLLPSGKPVVAIGEFAIPADSPNIIESKSFKLYLNSLNQTVFASWDELQATLARDLSAVAGKPVAVRLRSLAEVAGEGVATLPGQCIDELEVSVSQYDHPQPELLRCDAERVVEESLHSHLLKSNCPVTGQPDWGSLVVQYRGAALDHASLLAYLVSFRQHADFHEQCVERIFLDLQRLLQPQSLTVYARYVRRGGLDINPYRSTAAIVPENGRLVRQ, encoded by the coding sequence ATGCAGCACCCTGCCGAACATTCCCCGCTGGGCAAGTCCAGCCAGTACATCGCCGAGTACAGCCCCGAGCTGCTGTTCCCCATCTCACGCGCCACCAAGTGGGTAGAGCTGGGCCTGGATGGCGCGAGCCTTCCGTATCAGGGCGTGGACTACTGGAACTGCTACGAACTTTCCTGGCTGTTGCCGTCTGGCAAGCCCGTGGTGGCGATCGGCGAGTTCGCCATCCCGGCGGATTCGCCGAACATCATCGAATCGAAGTCCTTCAAGCTCTACCTCAACTCGCTGAACCAGACGGTATTTGCCAGCTGGGATGAGCTACAGGCGACGCTGGCGCGCGATCTGTCGGCGGTAGCCGGCAAGCCGGTGGCGGTGCGCCTGCGCTCGCTGGCCGAGGTGGCGGGCGAGGGCGTGGCAACGCTGCCGGGCCAATGCATCGATGAGCTGGAGGTCAGCGTCAGCCAGTACGACCACCCGCAGCCGGAGCTGCTGCGCTGTGATGCCGAGCGCGTGGTGGAGGAGAGCCTGCACAGCCATCTGCTCAAGTCCAACTGTCCGGTCACCGGTCAGCCGGATTGGGGCAGCCTGGTCGTGCAATACCGTGGCGCGGCGCTGGATCACGCCAGCCTGCTGGCTTATCTGGTGAGTTTCCGCCAGCACGCGGACTTCCACGAGCAGTGCGTGGAGCGCATCTTTCTCGATCTGCAGCGTCTGCTGCAGCCGCAATCCCTGACCGTTTATGCGCGTTACGTGCGCCGCGGTGGCCTGGACATCAATCCGTACCGCAGCACCGCCGCCATCGTCCCGGAAAACGGGCGTCTGGTGCGTCAGTAG
- the rssC gene encoding anti-sigma factor antagonist RssC — protein MSPGRIQFAEQDGTFVLKFVGEVRLTLCSALDATIEKIFTALNFSAIVIDLTETRSIDSTTLGLLAKLSILSRQKVGLLPTVVTTHDDITRLLESMGFDQVFNIVEGPVPCPDCLDDLPSQDQSEEVVKAKVLEAHRILMGLNDSNRAAFHDLVSALERH, from the coding sequence ATAAGCCCCGGTCGCATCCAATTTGCCGAGCAGGATGGAACCTTCGTCCTGAAATTCGTCGGTGAAGTCCGCCTGACCTTGTGTTCGGCGCTGGATGCCACGATTGAAAAGATTTTTACCGCGTTGAATTTCTCGGCCATCGTCATCGACCTGACCGAGACCCGCAGTATCGACAGCACGACCCTCGGTCTGCTGGCCAAGCTGTCCATCCTCTCGCGGCAGAAGGTGGGCTTGCTGCCGACCGTGGTCACCACTCACGACGATATCACCCGTCTGCTCGAGTCCATGGGCTTCGATCAGGTGTTCAACATCGTCGAGGGCCCGGTGCCGTGCCCGGATTGCCTGGATGATCTGCCGTCGCAGGATCAGTCCGAGGAAGTGGTAAAGGCCAAGGTGCTGGAGGCTCACCGCATCCTGATGGGGCTCAACGACTCCAACCGGGCCGCCTTTCACGACCTGGTGAGTGCGCTGGAACGCCACTGA